Part of the Vigna angularis cultivar LongXiaoDou No.4 chromosome 1, ASM1680809v1, whole genome shotgun sequence genome, tttttaaatatttatctagTTTATAACAATACCcaataatatcttttaaataatctaacaacatctaataatattttttttaattgaataattttccaataaatcttatgttttagaaaatattttaaaataaataaaccatttaaatataactaacaaattgttttatcttttatttaaaatatttaatcacatttatatatttttcctaattattaaaatttctagGATCTCATATTTCCCGTCAAAACCAAATTTCTTTCTGAAAAtgtacttaaaaaaaataaaagtatattctTCTTATGTAAATaccataattattataaatattaatgcaCTTGcacataaaacaaataataaaagaaataaacatatattatggacacaacaataattaaatacatgACCACCAATCTATAACAAGGAACTCTAACCAACTGTGATAGATTTCACTTCTACAATAAgtatcttttcttattttaaataacaactCTCATGATTACCTATCAATTTTCCTAGGTCTTATACCATCCAATCTCAATCTCAAGCACAGAAGGGTAGGGGTATGTAGTAAAAGGAGCAAAATGTCCTAGTTTATGGATTTTCCCTTGGCTTAAGATGATTGACAAACTATCCTTGTCTGTGGTAGTTTGGAAAGACAAATTGTTTCACTTCAAATGAATAACTCGTTAGAGTATGATATCAATATATGTATCTATATAGTCAAGTCTAGAATTTATTATTGTATGTCTTAGGATTTGTTGGTATATCTTCGCCTATGATTAACATTTACATTTTGTGTTATGTATACTCTTTTGGTATAATTAGCTTAccattctatttttgttttttttagtttgtattCTTATTTGTAATGATCATCTAATAGATGTGAGTAAATGAAAGTATCTTGCTTACTAGGGTTAGGATGATGACAATATTAAGTGTTGAATAAGATATGGTTTTCTTGTTTTAGCAGTTTGTAATATActctattataatttttatttaaagtgtaATTATTCTTAGTTTAAGACCTAGATATATTATGGtgttatgtttatatttaaataattataataataatttattcattcTTTTTGAGTAAACAgctcttttatattaaaattgtaagatttttataatagttaaatattattaaaaatagatgTTACACCATTAAAACTTTCTATTTCACATAACAAATGTTTGTAAAGATATATttcatgtaataataaatattttagaattaaaatataaaataataaaattgacttaaacaaatattttattgtgacaccagaaattataattatttactagtcttttataatacattatatattattaatgtatcATGTGTGgattacaatattttttgtttttttttctttataattgaaaaagttTAGATgatatgttttatatataattaaaaaaaaatcatttaaatatatatttatcttttttaacaaaatcaatatatattttaagaacatatatatacaaataaatatatatttttataataaatgtaaatttacttcatatatattaactgtattttaaataataataacaataactttttttaatattagatttTATCGTACTTGACAATTTACTTTCATAGGGAAGAAAACCTCTTAACAAAATATGGtttcttgataaaaaaaaatgaaataaacgtTTTAATTAAATCATGTTTGATTTTACATGTTATAATAACAATGgatatcataattaatataatttattttttcctttaatttattgacagttttatttttatgctctttcagttgatattttgttttttttatgtttgttggcattatattataataatatataattttagtttttaatgatatgaaatatttaatattatgattttatcaatttataaataaatatatttactatatttttagtactatttttattattatattttaagttaaaaaaaagaaaaattaattaaagaaaaaaaagaaaaaattgtacctaaatttataatatatgtcaGTTTCTAGTGTGATCTAGATGCATACAGAGAGAAAATacgtatattattattatttaaattatttagcaATGCAAATTTGTCTACCCTCCCATTATGACAAAATAAACTCTTAGAAGTTTTTGCAGTTCCGTTTGAATGTTACTTAGTATTTCATATAAAGAGATATTAGCATGAAGAAAAGACATGAATAAGGAATTAGATGAGAGAAGAGGAAGTAGTAAAAACAGAGAAGTAAATCACGAAAGACATGTGAGTGTTGAAGAGAAATAAGAATGAGATTCAGGAGAGAGTaagtagaaaaaaataacataaagaaGAATAACAAGTACATAATCCAtgctttgctttcttttttgtGGGGTTTGTGCCTAAaactaaagaagaaaaaaacatacaGTGAAAGGGTGAATAGattaataagaaaagaaatggaAGTAGTCTGTAACCTTTGGTGACAGTTGAAgcggaagaaagagaaagaagaaggaaaaaaagaaggCTTGAAAAGCGGCATGGCGTCGTCGAAGGTTGTTGTCTCGACGAATCCGGATCTGCCACGCGACTCTTCTATATCTCCCCTTTCCTCTCTTCTCCTCTCCGATCTGCACCACTCAACCTCCATGGACGACCTTCTCAAGTCCATCACCCCTTCAGCCGCCAAGACCGTCGACGATGTCTGGAAGGAGATCGTTGCCGGCGCTCACCCCCACCATCCCCCCGCCGCCGTCTCCGGAGACAGAAATGCCGCCACCGTCAACGCCACCGCCCCAGAGGGCTACGAGGCTATTACCCTGGAGGATTTCCTCACCAAGGCCGGCGCCGTCAGAGAGGAGGACGTGAGAGGGGTTCTGCCCCCTTCTTCCTCTCTCCCCTTTCCTCTCCCTCTGCCCGCCGAAGGCTCATCTTCCTCCGTTGAACCCTTTGGAAACGGCGTTGCGCCCACCAATTCGGTTCCCAAAGGGAAGAGAAGGGTCGTGGAGGAACCGGTGGACAAGGCCACGCTTCAGAAGCAGAGGAGGATGATCAAGAATCGAGAGTCCGCTGCTAGGTCCCGGGAACGCAAGCAGGTACATACCCTTCTAACGTTGTTTGATGTTAGACAAAGGGCTAATCTTTGGCAGAGTAGGTTGGGATGAAATCCTTGTTCGGAAATGTGTTCACTTTTATTGAACAGGGATTCTTGTGGGAAGTCCAAAATCTTTTGTTCAATGTGGTTTCTAGTTTCGAGGTTGGATTTAGCTGATTGGGATTGGGAACCAAGTGGATTAAACTTAGGatttttgtcttgttttgatTTCTGGGTTTTGTTCTGGAGCTTATTCTTTGGATGTTCCTTTACTGTGCAGGCTTATACATCGGAGCTTGAGTATCTGGTTCACCAGCTGGAGCAAGAGAACGCCCGGTTAGTTAACGAAGAGGTGAGGGTTTgatgatttcttttttgtttattggGCTTCTTATTTTTTCAGTATTTGTTAATCATGTCTTGTTCAGTTGTTGTATGGTACATCCTTTGGCATAGGCGATGTAAGGTTAGTCTTATTTCCtgttcaaaaaaaattaaagcttGTAAAAACGCTTTAGGTTCTTACTGGGTAGCCTATGCTTCTAAACTTCTAATTGCagttatcagaaaaaaaaaagaaggatggGAATAAATGGTTAGTGGAGTTggaatttttattcttttttagtttGCGCTGGGGGACTCTTGTGTTGAAGGATTAGTTTTGTTACAAGCATAGAATTGGTTTGGTTCAAGTAGTGATTGGGGAGATTCTATTATATGAATATTCTTTGAGTGCAGTTGTGGATTGCATGATTTGGCTTTCTCTATTTGACTGATGAAAGTTGAAACTTCCCTTAGGTTAATACAACTTTATTTGTGAATTTGAATCCTGTCTGTTGTAAACCTTTATTTTGT contains:
- the LOC108321007 gene encoding bZIP transcription factor 12 — protein: MASSKVVVSTNPDLPRDSSISPLSSLLLSDLHHSTSMDDLLKSITPSAAKTVDDVWKEIVAGAHPHHPPAAVSGDRNAATVNATAPEGYEAITLEDFLTKAGAVREEDVRGVLPPSSSLPFPLPLPAEGSSSSVEPFGNGVAPTNSVPKGKRRVVEEPVDKATLQKQRRMIKNRESAARSRERKQAYTSELEYLVHQLEQENARLVNEEAEMRRQRKKQLLEYIIPVEVMPKPRKKLRRVNSAQSL